One part of the Sciurus carolinensis chromosome 4, mSciCar1.2, whole genome shotgun sequence genome encodes these proteins:
- the LOC124982595 gene encoding olfactory receptor 6C3 — translation MNHTVITEFVLLGLSDDPKLQIVIFLFLFITYMLSVTGNLTIITLTFVDPHLQTPMYFFLRNFSFLEISFTTVCIPRFLGAIITRDKTISYNNCAAQLFFFIFMGVTEFYILTAMSYDRYVAICKPLHYTTIMSRKLCTLLVLCAWLGGFMTIFPPLMLLLQQDYCASNVIDHFACDYFPLLQLSCSDTWLLEVIGFYFALVTLLFTLALVVLSYMYIIRTILRIPSANQRKKAFSTCSSHMIVISISYGSCIFMYANPSAKEKSSLTKGVAILNTSVAPMLNPFIYTLRNQQVKQAFKDVVHRVVFSTNK, via the coding sequence atgaaCCACACAGTGATCACAGAATTTGTGCTTCTAGGCCTTTCTGATGATCCTAAACTTCAGATtgtaattttcctctttttatttatcacTTACATGTTAAGTGTCACTGGAAACCTGACTATCATCACTCTAACCTTTGTCGACCCCCATCTACAGACCCCTATGTATTTCTTCCTCCGGAACTTCTCTTTCTTAGAAATCTCATTTACAACTGTGTGTATCCCTAGGTTTCTGGGTGCTATTATCACCCGGGATAAGACCATTTCCTATAACAACTGTGCAGCAcaactatttttctttatcttcatgGGGGTGACTGAATTTTACATTCTCACTGCCAtgtcctatgaccgctatgtTGCCATCTGCAAGCCCCTTCATTATACAACCATTATGAGCAGGAAACTCTGCACCCTGCTTGTGCTGTGTGCCTGGCTGGGTGGATTTATGACCATTTTCCCACCCCTTATGCTTCTGCTCCAGCAGGATTACTGTGCTTCCAATGTCATTGATCACTTTGCATGTGattattttccccttttacaACTGTCTTGCTCAGACACATGGCTCCTAGAAGTTATTGGTTTCTACTTTGCTCTGGTTACTTTGCTATTCACTTTGGCGTTAGTGGTTTTGTCTTACATGTACATTATCAGGACGATTTTGAGAATTCCATCTGCCAATCAGAGAAAAAAGGCTTTCTCCACCTGTTCCTCTCACATGAttgtcatttctatttcttatggAAGTTGTATATTCATGTATGCTAATCCCTCTGCCAAAGAAAAGTCATCACTAACTAAAGGAGTAGCTATTCTCAACACCTCCGTTgcccccatgctgaaccctttCATCTACACCCTGAGGAACCAGCAAGTCAAACAAGCGTTCAAGGATGTGGTCCACAGAGTTgtgttttctacaaataaatga